A genomic region of Bacteroidales bacterium contains the following coding sequences:
- a CDS encoding sulfatase-like hydrolase/transferase — MKSRLIYLLRYCIFWMGFFSFTRLSFLIYHHQMASSFLMKEWCGIFFNGLWMDASVTGYILLLSSLVTGVFYFSPPITRIVFKWLTLIMLFVLVFITVTDLELYRHWSFRIDATPLFYLETPAEAMASQNVSTTIFLILMGTLLFAGFYWLFRMLVQKIEFKPVKFYQTLVFLLISGVAIIPIRGGFGIAPMNPAKVYFSHHVFSNHAALNPAWNFFYGLLNAGDSNKKYPDIIPHETAVKTFGLMMEEKSRAPLILNCEHPNIVLILLEGFTSKIIERAGGVPNAAPGFNLLANDGLFFSNMYASGDRSNKGLVAILSGFPAQSHQAIIKNTVKVSKLPTLTNSLAELGYHSAFYYGGDPSFSNMQAYLTNSGFQRMVTEKDFTGSEIKSKWGVHDEYVFSRLLEEMDTARAPFFKMIFTLSSHEPFDIPEDFDYPVKTEEEKFIKSIQYTDHWLVWFFENVKQKPVYQNTLFVLIADHGHRYPGNSLYFSPQKYSIPMLWIGGVLEKTGTIDQIGSQTDLPQTLLYQLSTDAQEFRFSRNLLGSYDTPFAYYAFNDGFGFITPEGTFIWDHVGKQLMTLPSGDFTEKQAFSFFAVYQKYFLGL; from the coding sequence GTGAAAAGTAGGTTAATCTATTTGTTGCGGTATTGCATTTTCTGGATGGGATTTTTCTCATTCACCAGGTTGTCTTTTTTAATCTATCATCATCAGATGGCCTCATCGTTTTTGATGAAGGAATGGTGTGGTATTTTTTTTAACGGTTTGTGGATGGATGCATCAGTAACCGGTTATATTTTATTGCTGTCCTCGTTAGTGACCGGAGTGTTTTACTTTTCCCCACCGATCACCAGAATTGTTTTTAAATGGCTGACACTGATCATGCTATTTGTTTTAGTTTTTATTACCGTTACAGATTTGGAACTTTATCGTCACTGGTCATTCAGGATTGATGCAACACCACTCTTTTACCTGGAAACTCCTGCTGAGGCGATGGCTTCACAAAATGTTTCAACAACCATTTTCTTAATCCTAATGGGAACCCTATTATTTGCAGGATTTTACTGGCTTTTCAGGATGTTGGTTCAAAAAATTGAATTCAAGCCGGTAAAATTTTATCAAACCCTGGTATTCCTGTTGATTTCAGGGGTTGCAATTATTCCCATTCGGGGAGGATTTGGGATTGCCCCAATGAATCCGGCGAAAGTTTATTTTAGTCATCATGTTTTTAGCAATCATGCAGCGCTCAATCCTGCATGGAATTTCTTCTATGGTTTGTTAAATGCTGGGGATTCGAATAAAAAGTATCCCGACATCATACCACATGAAACCGCAGTCAAAACATTCGGATTGATGATGGAAGAAAAATCCCGGGCTCCATTGATTTTAAACTGTGAGCACCCAAACATTGTGCTTATACTGCTTGAGGGGTTTACTTCAAAAATCATTGAAAGGGCCGGTGGGGTGCCAAATGCTGCACCAGGCTTCAATTTACTTGCAAACGATGGACTTTTTTTTTCCAATATGTATGCTTCAGGCGACAGAAGCAATAAAGGTCTTGTGGCAATTTTGAGTGGTTTCCCTGCACAATCCCATCAAGCTATTATAAAGAATACTGTTAAGGTATCGAAGTTGCCCACTTTAACAAATTCACTTGCTGAATTGGGCTATCATTCAGCTTTTTATTATGGTGGAGATCCCAGCTTTTCGAATATGCAGGCCTATCTCACCAATTCAGGATTCCAAAGAATGGTTACCGAAAAGGACTTTACGGGTAGTGAAATCAAATCGAAATGGGGTGTTCATGATGAGTATGTTTTTTCGCGACTTCTTGAAGAAATGGATACAGCCAGGGCTCCATTTTTCAAAATGATTTTTACCCTTAGTAGTCATGAACCGTTTGATATTCCGGAAGATTTTGATTACCCGGTAAAAACAGAAGAAGAGAAATTTATTAAGAGCATTCAATATACCGACCACTGGTTGGTATGGTTTTTTGAAAATGTAAAGCAAAAGCCTGTTTATCAAAACACTTTGTTTGTGCTTATTGCCGATCATGGTCATCGATATCCGGGGAATTCACTTTATTTTTCTCCCCAGAAATATTCCATCCCGATGTTGTGGATCGGTGGAGTGTTGGAGAAAACTGGCACTATTGACCAGATCGGAAGCCAGACAGATCTTCCACAAACCTTGTTGTATCAACTTTCAACGGATGCCCAGGAATTCAGGTTTTCCCGGAACCTTCTTGGCAGCTATGACACACCATTTGCTTACTATGCATTCAATGATGGTTTTGGTTTTATCACACCTGAAGGAACATTTATCTGGGACCATGTAGGAAAGCAGTTAATGACACTCCCTTCCGGTGATTTCACAGAGAAACAGGCATTTTCTTTTTTTGCCGTTTACCAGAAATACTTTCTGGGGTTGTAA
- a CDS encoding response regulator transcription factor — translation MQKDKITAIIIDDEELARKVILKYMEKHPEIRVVEECENGFAGLKSINELKPDLVFLDIQMPKINGFELLEVLDNPPVIIFSTAHDEFALKAFEHSAVDYMLKPYSQKRFDEAIARALQRLNAGKHDSGELDLLKNELDSGHEMLNRVVVKSGSKLDVIPVEEIILLEAADDYVEIHTARARYLKQKPLTYFENHLPDNHFIRVHRSFIVAIDQIASIEPYSKENYMLILKNNREINVSKSGLKKLKEKLGI, via the coding sequence ATGCAAAAAGACAAGATAACAGCCATCATCATTGATGACGAAGAACTTGCCCGGAAGGTTATCCTGAAATATATGGAAAAGCATCCCGAAATCCGGGTGGTGGAGGAGTGTGAAAACGGATTCGCCGGATTAAAATCCATCAACGAACTCAAACCCGACCTGGTGTTTCTTGACATTCAAATGCCTAAGATTAATGGGTTTGAATTGCTTGAAGTTCTCGACAATCCGCCGGTTATCATCTTCTCAACAGCTCACGACGAATTTGCTTTAAAAGCGTTTGAGCACAGTGCAGTGGATTACATGCTGAAACCATACAGTCAAAAACGGTTTGACGAAGCCATAGCCAGGGCATTACAAAGGCTGAATGCCGGTAAGCATGATTCGGGTGAACTGGATCTCCTCAAAAATGAACTCGACTCCGGCCATGAAATGCTAAACAGGGTTGTGGTTAAATCGGGCAGCAAGCTCGATGTGATCCCGGTTGAGGAAATCATACTCCTTGAAGCTGCCGACGATTATGTAGAGATTCACACTGCCAGGGCAAGATACCTGAAGCAAAAACCACTTACCTATTTTGAGAATCATCTCCCTGACAACCACTTTATCCGTGTTCACCGCTCATTTATCGTCGCCATTGACCAGATTGCCTCCATCGAACCTTACTCAAAGGAGAATTACATGCTGATCCTGAAGAACAACCGTGAGATCAATGTAAGTAAAAGCGGACTAAAAAAGCTGAAAGAAAAATTGGGAATATAA
- a CDS encoding histidine kinase, translating into MLNPIITQRRHFIVYLLSFAIIFLFHFIILTFFFGYPMGVAFADAAVYTVLMFFLGIGTWYIVQHLTLSEQKYHLVLADHLVAGAVVVLLWLFGGYFVLSTIFQNKAGYIDFLNQTIPWRFVYGFLLYAVIVMVYYLISYYRDYHEKLMQENQLKQAIQESELNLLKSQINPHFLFNSLNSINALMITDTDKAREMIVELSEFLRYTVRGNENEQISLREELENIDRYLGIEKIRFGNRLVIEKELEEVCLDRKIPNMILQPLYENAIKHGLNESTDQVTVTTTCRAENEWLRISISNNFTPGSISKKGKGIGIANVQKRLMLHFHRTDLVNIEKTGNYFTIHLTIPVLT; encoded by the coding sequence ATGCTTAACCCAATTATTACCCAGCGCAGGCATTTCATCGTTTACCTTCTATCGTTTGCCATCATTTTTTTGTTTCATTTTATCATTTTGACCTTTTTCTTCGGGTACCCGATGGGAGTTGCCTTTGCCGATGCTGCCGTTTATACAGTCCTCATGTTTTTTTTAGGGATCGGAACATGGTATATCGTGCAGCACCTGACGTTAAGCGAACAGAAGTATCACCTCGTGCTGGCCGACCATTTGGTAGCCGGCGCCGTGGTGGTGCTTTTGTGGCTTTTTGGCGGCTACTTCGTCCTTTCTACTATTTTTCAAAATAAAGCAGGTTACATCGATTTTCTCAACCAGACCATCCCATGGCGGTTTGTTTATGGCTTTCTGTTGTATGCCGTAATAGTAATGGTTTATTACCTGATCAGTTATTACCGTGATTATCATGAGAAGCTTATGCAGGAAAATCAACTGAAGCAGGCCATCCAGGAATCGGAACTCAACCTGCTGAAATCACAGATCAATCCTCATTTTCTGTTCAACAGCCTGAATTCCATCAATGCACTAATGATTACCGATACTGACAAAGCAAGAGAAATGATCGTCGAATTGTCAGAATTCCTTCGTTATACAGTCAGGGGGAATGAAAACGAGCAGATCAGCCTGAGGGAGGAGCTGGAAAATATTGACAGATATCTCGGAATTGAGAAAATCCGCTTTGGAAACCGGCTGGTGATTGAAAAAGAATTGGAAGAGGTTTGTCTTGACCGAAAAATTCCTAACATGATTTTACAGCCACTCTACGAGAATGCCATCAAGCATGGGTTGAACGAAAGCACAGACCAGGTTACTGTTACAACTACGTGCCGTGCTGAAAATGAGTGGCTGCGTATCAGCATCAGCAATAACTTCACACCGGGCAGCATTTCCAAAAAAGGAAAAGGCATTGGCATTGCCAACGTGCAAAAACGACTGATGCTGCATTTCCATCGCACCGACCTGGTAAATATCGAAAAAACCGGAAATTATTTTACAATCCATTTGACAATACCTGTTTTAACTTAA
- a CDS encoding alpha-L-fucosidase, producing MKNCCFSSKKKTWLLFFGIFFLSVTCRPQSPSTERMQWFADAKLGIFIHWGIYSVQGTSESWAFHNKRISHDDYLKQIGGFTASDYDPKAWAVLVRRSGARYAVITSKHHDGVALWDTKMNDLSIPRQSPARRDVLTPFIDELRKAGIKTGLYYSLIDWSYPDYPGFLRDSSRYDAKQDPARWNRFLSFYQGQMDELLQLINPDLWWFDGDWEHSAEEWQAEKLRKTILDHNPRAIINGRLQGFGDYETPEQNFPVSRPDFDYWELCMTTNDSWGWQPRDTAFKTPYEVISIFADAISHGGNLLLDIGPREDGFIPEEQVNILTELGNWTSKHEEAIFNTLAGVPLGHFYGPTTISKDSTSVFLFLAGNPIGQVVIKGLFNDIRNISVVGQDRPVDWKMVGKISWSAVPGLVYIDVPENFSDKYMTVLKVELDGPLRLYRGKGGLGL from the coding sequence ATGAAAAATTGTTGTTTTTCATCTAAAAAGAAAACCTGGTTACTGTTTTTCGGGATATTTTTTTTATCCGTTACCTGCAGGCCTCAGTCACCATCAACAGAGAGGATGCAATGGTTTGCCGATGCCAAACTTGGCATATTTATACATTGGGGTATCTATTCTGTGCAGGGGACGAGTGAATCGTGGGCGTTTCACAACAAGCGCATCTCACATGATGATTACTTGAAACAGATCGGAGGGTTCACGGCCTCGGACTATGATCCGAAAGCATGGGCTGTTCTGGTCAGGCGTTCCGGAGCACGGTACGCAGTGATTACATCCAAACATCATGACGGTGTGGCATTGTGGGATACAAAAATGAATGATTTGAGCATCCCGCGACAATCACCTGCCCGGCGCGATGTGCTCACCCCTTTTATTGACGAGCTGCGCAAGGCAGGAATTAAAACGGGGCTGTATTACAGTCTGATTGACTGGTCTTATCCTGATTATCCCGGATTTCTAAGGGATTCTTCGCGTTACGATGCAAAACAGGATCCGGCCAGGTGGAATCGTTTTCTTTCCTTTTACCAGGGGCAGATGGATGAATTGCTGCAACTGATCAACCCCGACTTGTGGTGGTTCGACGGCGACTGGGAACATTCGGCTGAGGAGTGGCAGGCAGAGAAACTACGCAAAACCATCCTGGATCACAATCCCAGAGCGATCATCAATGGGAGGCTGCAGGGATTCGGCGATTATGAAACTCCTGAGCAAAACTTCCCGGTTTCGCGTCCTGATTTTGATTACTGGGAACTGTGCATGACCACCAATGATTCCTGGGGTTGGCAACCACGCGATACGGCATTCAAAACTCCTTACGAAGTTATTTCCATTTTTGCTGATGCCATCAGCCATGGTGGGAACCTGCTGCTCGACATTGGTCCAAGGGAAGATGGTTTCATTCCGGAAGAACAGGTCAATATTCTGACTGAATTAGGAAACTGGACAAGCAAGCATGAGGAGGCAATTTTTAATACCCTTGCCGGAGTGCCGTTGGGACACTTTTACGGACCAACCACCATTTCCAAAGACAGTACTTCTGTCTTTTTGTTTTTGGCAGGAAATCCGATCGGACAAGTCGTTATCAAAGGATTGTTCAACGATATCAGAAACATCAGCGTGGTTGGGCAAGACCGGCCTGTTGACTGGAAGATGGTGGGTAAAATCTCATGGAGTGCTGTGCCCGGCCTGGTTTACATTGATGTTCCGGAAAATTTTTCCGATAAATACATGACTGTACTTAAGGTCGAACTTGATGGCCCGCTCAGGCTCTATCGCGGCAAAGGGGGATTAGGACTGTAA
- a CDS encoding KamA family radical SAM protein, which yields MSTLQELNSQDLIQRDLQDEDEPPSLHGLSTSSTDETVEEIPFLARSTDGIPPTSMRFLKAWFPEATVSNWNDWRWQIKNSITRPEQLSKLLRDFDPHGAGQTLTRLLPLRITPYYAGLIWESTPDNPLRKSIVPSASELVLSEGESADPLHEENDSPIPNLVHRYPDRVLFLSTGFCSAYCRYCTRTHMVSKKDKCHTGVKAWEPGLKYIADHPEIRDVLISGGDPLTMPDSHIKYLLMRLRAIPHVEMIRIGTKVPVVLPMRITKAFVAMLRKFHPLYISIHFTHPTELTPETALACQRLADAGIPLGSQTVLLKDINDNVDTMKSLMQGLLKIRVRPYYLYQCDPIQGSQHFRTPVEKGLEIIRGLRGYTSGYAIPHYVIDAPGGGGKIPLLPDYFQGYNEHDDVVLKNYQGKTFIYPDAH from the coding sequence ATGAGCACTTTGCAAGAATTAAATTCACAAGACCTGATTCAAAGGGACTTACAAGACGAAGATGAGCCTCCGAGCCTGCATGGGCTTTCAACATCATCAACCGACGAAACTGTTGAGGAAATACCCTTTTTAGCCCGTTCCACCGACGGGATTCCACCCACCTCCATGCGTTTCTTAAAAGCATGGTTCCCCGAAGCCACAGTCAGCAATTGGAACGACTGGCGCTGGCAAATAAAAAACAGCATCACCAGACCAGAACAATTATCAAAATTATTGAGAGACTTTGACCCTCACGGCGCCGGTCAGACGCTTACGCGACTGCTTCCTCTGAGGATCACCCCTTATTATGCAGGGCTAATCTGGGAATCAACACCTGACAATCCATTAAGAAAATCTATCGTTCCGTCAGCATCAGAGCTGGTATTAAGCGAAGGTGAATCAGCCGACCCGTTGCATGAGGAAAACGATAGTCCAATCCCCAACCTCGTGCATCGTTACCCCGACAGGGTGCTGTTTCTCTCTACGGGTTTTTGTTCGGCTTATTGCCGTTACTGTACCCGCACACACATGGTATCTAAAAAGGACAAGTGCCATACCGGTGTGAAAGCATGGGAACCGGGATTGAAATACATTGCTGATCATCCCGAAATCAGGGACGTGCTGATCTCAGGCGGCGACCCACTCACTATGCCCGATTCTCATATCAAATACCTGCTGATGCGGCTGAGGGCTATACCCCATGTCGAAATGATCCGCATCGGGACAAAAGTGCCGGTTGTTTTGCCCATGCGAATCACCAAAGCATTTGTCGCCATGTTGCGCAAGTTTCATCCCCTTTACATCAGCATCCATTTTACTCACCCCACAGAACTGACTCCTGAAACGGCACTTGCCTGCCAAAGACTTGCCGATGCAGGAATACCACTCGGCAGCCAGACCGTTCTACTAAAAGACATCAACGACAATGTGGATACGATGAAAAGTTTGATGCAGGGGCTGCTGAAAATCAGGGTAAGACCTTATTATCTCTACCAATGCGACCCGATACAAGGCTCACAGCACTTTAGAACACCTGTGGAGAAAGGGCTGGAAATTATTCGCGGGCTCAGGGGCTACACCTCTGGTTATGCCATTCCTCATTATGTAATTGATGCCCCCGGGGGTGGTGGAAAAATCCCACTCTTGCCTGATTATTTCCAGGGTTACAATGAGCATGACGATGTTGTGCTGAAAAATTACCAGGGGAAAACGTTCATTTACCCCGATGCCCATTAA
- a CDS encoding ATP-grasp domain-containing protein gives MKIGLTYDLKNVYLENGYAEDEVAEFDSEETIEGLEKALHELGHSTERIGHIKQLTEALVNGARWDLVFNICEGLHGIGREAQVPALLDAYGVPFTFSDPLVLSLTLHKGMTKRVIRDAGIPTAPFHLIENVDEIANCPLPFPVFIKPVAEGSGKGISAKSVVYDSETFVHESKALLMTYRQPVLVEKLLTGREFTVGILGTGKKARIAGVMEVTIRKEAEEQTYSRFIKENYHGRVDYQLVEGETRSVCERVSLDAWRVLGCRDAGRIDLKMDENGIPNFIEINPLAGINHIHSDLPIMMYMQGWSFKQLVGEIIQSASERIHSKDKK, from the coding sequence ATGAAAATCGGACTAACTTACGACCTTAAAAACGTTTACCTCGAAAACGGGTATGCTGAAGATGAAGTAGCGGAATTTGACTCAGAAGAGACCATTGAGGGGCTCGAAAAAGCATTGCATGAATTGGGTCACTCCACCGAACGCATCGGACATATTAAGCAATTGACGGAAGCCCTGGTCAACGGCGCCCGATGGGACCTTGTTTTCAACATTTGCGAAGGATTGCATGGCATTGGCCGGGAAGCACAGGTGCCGGCTTTACTTGACGCCTATGGTGTTCCCTTTACCTTTTCAGATCCGCTGGTGTTATCGCTTACGCTCCATAAGGGAATGACCAAACGGGTAATTCGTGATGCAGGGATTCCAACGGCCCCTTTTCATTTAATCGAAAACGTAGACGAAATAGCCAACTGTCCCCTCCCTTTTCCTGTGTTCATCAAACCTGTTGCTGAAGGTTCTGGCAAAGGAATCAGCGCCAAATCTGTTGTTTACGATTCAGAAACATTCGTCCATGAAAGCAAAGCGCTGCTTATGACTTATCGCCAGCCAGTGTTGGTTGAGAAATTACTGACCGGTCGCGAATTCACTGTTGGCATTTTAGGAACCGGAAAAAAGGCCAGGATTGCCGGGGTAATGGAAGTAACGATCAGAAAGGAAGCTGAGGAACAGACCTATTCGCGGTTTATCAAGGAAAATTATCATGGACGGGTTGATTACCAACTGGTTGAAGGTGAAACAAGATCCGTTTGTGAGCGGGTGAGCCTCGATGCCTGGCGGGTATTAGGATGCCGCGATGCCGGCAGGATCGACCTGAAAATGGATGAAAACGGCATCCCTAATTTCATCGAAATCAATCCGCTTGCAGGAATCAACCATATCCATTCCGACCTCCCCATCATGATGTACATGCAAGGCTGGAGTTTTAAACAACTGGTCGGAGAAATCATTCAGTCGGCATCCGAACGAATTCATTCAAAAGATAAAAAATGA
- a CDS encoding ATP-grasp domain-containing protein, whose translation MKVVITYNKPGENALEDELDILHEVSLVSGCLLELGHQPVELPMTLNLGEAYNFLKNEQPDLVFNLAESLENHGAIVYFVPALLDVLQLPYTGTPTVPMFLTAGKTLTKQILLDTGLPAPGSYQPSEASTLPDGKFILKPLWEEGSLGLDEDSVFDIPCADISEILKLPEDKYFIEPFIDGREFNVSMLAGDYEPQVLAVAEIRFIDYPAGKPKVLGYKAKWNEDSFEYLNTVRTYDLGEGGSALYARLADISVKCWKALGLRGYARVDFRMDTQGNPFILEVNANPCITPGSGFYAACEQAGITFTQAVERIIKDALKR comes from the coding sequence ATGAAAGTTGTCATCACCTATAACAAACCCGGCGAAAACGCACTCGAGGACGAGCTCGATATTCTCCATGAAGTCAGTCTCGTTTCCGGTTGCCTTCTGGAGCTGGGTCATCAACCCGTGGAGCTGCCCATGACGCTCAACCTGGGTGAAGCCTATAACTTTTTAAAAAACGAACAGCCCGACCTGGTGTTCAACCTCGCCGAATCGCTCGAAAACCACGGCGCCATTGTTTATTTTGTCCCTGCTTTGCTTGATGTGCTGCAACTTCCTTACACCGGGACTCCAACAGTTCCTATGTTCCTGACTGCGGGAAAAACCCTTACCAAGCAGATCCTGCTTGATACCGGACTACCTGCACCGGGAAGTTATCAACCATCGGAAGCTTCAACGCTTCCTGACGGGAAATTTATCCTGAAACCTTTGTGGGAAGAAGGATCGCTTGGCCTCGACGAAGATTCGGTGTTTGACATCCCCTGTGCTGATATTTCAGAAATTTTAAAACTACCCGAAGACAAATATTTCATCGAACCCTTTATTGATGGACGCGAGTTCAATGTTTCGATGCTTGCCGGTGATTATGAACCCCAGGTGCTTGCTGTGGCTGAAATCCGTTTCATCGACTATCCTGCCGGTAAACCCAAAGTGTTGGGCTATAAAGCCAAATGGAATGAAGACAGCTTTGAATACCTCAACACCGTGCGGACCTATGACCTGGGTGAGGGGGGATCAGCACTTTATGCCAGGCTGGCTGATATATCGGTAAAATGTTGGAAAGCATTAGGATTGAGAGGTTATGCGAGGGTCGATTTCAGGATGGATACACAGGGCAATCCCTTTATCCTCGAAGTGAATGCTAACCCCTGCATCACCCCCGGAAGCGGTTTTTACGCTGCCTGTGAGCAAGCCGGAATTACCTTTACACAAGCTGTTGAAAGAATTATAAAAGACGCCCTGAAAAGATGA
- a CDS encoding GNAT family N-acetyltransferase, whose product MKSNQKIHFRYEIKNSDPATIEEIVRSTGFFYEHEIPVACELAEERIAKGIESGYLFVFAEIDEKVVSYACYGLTPCTVGTYDLYWIVTHNDYRGKGAGVSVLNETLQQVRLLNGRMLIAETSTKEQYQPTRAFYEKNGFVCEARITDFYAPGDGKAVYVYRL is encoded by the coding sequence ATGAAATCAAACCAAAAAATACATTTCCGCTACGAAATCAAAAACTCCGATCCGGCAACGATTGAGGAAATCGTCAGGTCAACAGGTTTTTTTTACGAACACGAAATACCTGTCGCCTGCGAACTGGCCGAAGAACGCATTGCCAAAGGGATTGAAAGTGGCTATCTGTTCGTTTTTGCCGAAATTGACGAAAAAGTGGTCTCTTACGCCTGCTACGGTTTAACCCCCTGCACGGTTGGCACTTATGATCTGTACTGGATCGTAACCCACAACGATTATCGCGGGAAAGGGGCCGGAGTCAGCGTGCTCAATGAAACGTTGCAACAGGTCAGGTTGTTAAATGGCCGAATGCTCATCGCCGAGACCTCTACCAAGGAGCAATACCAGCCGACAAGGGCGTTTTACGAAAAAAATGGTTTCGTTTGCGAAGCCCGGATCACCGATTTTTATGCCCCCGGAGATGGTAAGGCGGTGTATGTTTACAGACTGTGA
- a CDS encoding methyltransferase domain-containing protein: MDDLEKSVVESLDGAANPRLYPYLPYILQDVWELGTDPGIVFELVQQHIQITPLKVLDLGCGKGAVSIRLAEALDCSVLGIDGLPEFVSDAQKYASKQNVTDKCRFETGDARIKVLDLKDFDLAILGAVGQLFGDIHQTLTIVGRTIKRDGYIILDDGWIPNESSTEYNRCLRKSEFYRQIKTAGFEIVEERGFDQGFIDEANRSIFEAIKKRIDELIQREPVKRTIFEHYLEVQKHENQMMATEVICALWLLKKMDEPNLTGFLKE; the protein is encoded by the coding sequence ATGGACGATCTGGAAAAAAGCGTAGTTGAATCCCTTGATGGAGCGGCCAATCCCCGGCTTTATCCTTACCTGCCTTATATTTTGCAGGATGTTTGGGAATTGGGAACCGATCCCGGGATAGTCTTTGAACTTGTTCAACAACACATTCAGATAACACCGCTCAAAGTGCTTGACTTAGGCTGTGGAAAAGGGGCTGTCTCCATCAGGCTTGCCGAAGCGCTTGACTGTTCTGTGCTTGGAATTGACGGCCTGCCTGAATTCGTAAGCGATGCGCAAAAATACGCCAGCAAACAAAATGTCACTGATAAATGCCGGTTTGAAACAGGTGATGCCCGCATCAAAGTGCTTGATTTGAAAGATTTTGACCTGGCCATCCTGGGAGCTGTCGGCCAGCTTTTTGGAGATATCCACCAAACCCTTACGATAGTTGGGAGAACAATAAAACGTGACGGTTACATCATTCTTGACGATGGCTGGATCCCCAACGAATCATCAACAGAGTACAACCGGTGCCTGCGCAAATCTGAATTTTATCGTCAGATAAAAACTGCAGGTTTTGAAATTGTTGAGGAAAGGGGATTTGATCAGGGATTTATCGATGAGGCCAATCGTAGTATTTTCGAGGCCATAAAAAAAAGAATTGATGAGCTGATTCAAAGAGAGCCGGTAAAAAGAACTATTTTTGAGCATTATCTTGAAGTACAAAAACATGAAAATCAAATGATGGCCACCGAAGTGATTTGCGCATTGTGGTTACTAAAAAAGATGGATGAACCAAACCTTACGGGGTTTTTAAAGGAATAA